In a genomic window of Halobiforma lacisalsi AJ5:
- a CDS encoding DUF106 domain-containing protein produces the protein MTRTAEKVNALVREDASMSDALEAVREAADENGGEIQWGDVNDELTSGQWGRLIEKGLLVDGDEGFEIADRNAYDEALDGDAEEIDVPDVDVDAEESQWSQWDKMAGVGSLLLMIGYWFDSVRNTVGGAIDTVLGPLDAALPFYAVILAVAMLTGLYSTLLQANLMNPEIIGKYQERMKAMQDKQKDVRERKQEAEERGASDAEIERLENELEEVREEQMEAMADNLGMFKEQFRPMVWIMLFTIPLFLWMYWNILTGEVPDAEMRMIMPIAGEVSLDERLLGPMWAWIVWYFLCSMGFTQLLRKSLNIDMTPT, from the coding sequence ATGACGCGTACAGCCGAGAAGGTCAACGCCCTCGTCCGCGAGGATGCCTCCATGTCAGACGCTCTCGAGGCGGTCCGCGAGGCGGCCGACGAGAACGGCGGCGAGATTCAGTGGGGGGACGTTAACGACGAGCTCACGAGCGGGCAGTGGGGCCGGTTGATCGAGAAAGGATTGTTGGTCGACGGCGACGAGGGGTTCGAGATCGCCGATCGGAACGCCTACGACGAGGCTCTCGACGGCGACGCCGAGGAGATCGACGTCCCCGACGTCGACGTCGACGCTGAGGAGTCGCAGTGGTCACAGTGGGACAAGATGGCCGGCGTCGGCTCGCTCCTGTTGATGATCGGGTACTGGTTCGACTCCGTCCGAAACACGGTCGGCGGCGCGATCGACACGGTCCTCGGACCGCTAGACGCTGCCCTGCCGTTCTACGCAGTTATTCTCGCGGTCGCGATGTTGACGGGACTGTACTCGACGCTCCTGCAGGCGAACCTGATGAATCCCGAGATCATCGGCAAGTATCAGGAACGGATGAAGGCCATGCAGGACAAGCAAAAAGACGTCCGCGAGCGAAAGCAGGAGGCCGAAGAACGCGGTGCGAGCGACGCCGAGATCGAACGCCTCGAGAACGAACTCGAGGAGGTTCGCGAGGAGCAGATGGAGGCGATGGCCGACAACCTCGGGATGTTCAAAGAGCAGTTCCGCCCGATGGTCTGGATCATGCTGTTTACCATCCCGCTGTTCCTGTGGATGTACTGGAACATCCTCACTGGGGAGGTTCCCGACGCGGAGATGCGGATGATCATGCCCATCGCTGGCGAAGTTTCGCTGGACGAGCGCCTGCTCGGGCCGATGTGGGCGTGGATCGTCTGGTACTTCCTGTGCTCGATGGGCTTCACGCAGTTGCTTCGGAAGTCGCTGAACATCGATATGACGCCGACCTGA
- the cmk gene encoding (d)CMP kinase, whose product MLLTVSGPPGSGKSTTAELLADAFDLDHVSGGDIFRELADERGYTPLEFNKLAEENDEIDRDLDRRLREIALEEDDLVLESRLAGWLAGDQADFRFWLDAPARVRGERIAEREEKDPVRATEETKAREASEAQRYEEYYGIDIRDLTIYDLSVNTARWEPDAVLDMLVTAVEEYDPDGDEGKARIDLEYEF is encoded by the coding sequence ATGTTACTGACCGTCTCCGGTCCGCCAGGAAGCGGGAAGAGCACGACAGCGGAACTGCTCGCCGACGCGTTCGACCTGGACCACGTCAGCGGCGGCGACATCTTCCGCGAACTGGCCGACGAACGGGGCTACACGCCCCTCGAGTTCAACAAACTCGCCGAGGAGAACGACGAGATCGATCGCGATCTCGACCGTCGGCTCCGCGAGATCGCCCTCGAGGAGGACGACCTCGTCCTCGAGTCACGACTCGCCGGCTGGCTGGCCGGCGACCAGGCGGATTTCCGGTTCTGGCTCGACGCGCCGGCACGGGTTCGCGGCGAGCGGATCGCCGAGCGCGAGGAGAAGGATCCGGTCCGGGCGACCGAAGAGACCAAGGCCCGCGAGGCCAGCGAGGCCCAGCGCTACGAGGAGTACTACGGAATCGATATTCGCGACCTGACGATCTACGATCTCTCCGTGAACACGGCGCGCTGGGAACCCGACGCAGTGCTCGATATGCTCGTCACGGCGGTCGAGGAGTACGATCCCGACGGCGACGAAGGGAAGGCCCGGATCGACCTCGAGTACGAGTTCTGA
- a CDS encoding RNA-guided pseudouridylation complex pseudouridine synthase subunit Cbf5 translates to MTRDLRDPPDERSPADLLTFGVVNLDKPPGPSSHQVSGWLRDAVDETLADRGLEASIDRAAHAGTLDPKVTGCLPVMLGDATRLAQVFLEGPKEYVAVLECHGSVPADTESIVAEFEGPIYQKPPRKSAVARRLRVRELYKLEVLEAEDRRLLLRIECESGTYIRKLCHDLGLALGTGAHMGDLRRTATSPFDDRDLHSAQEFLDALAFWVEDDDPEPLYEIVDPAERILEGIPGVSIAPSAAREVAEGAPVYAPGVIEVDDGIESGELVACYTPDGAAVCLGEFVGPADAGSGVVVDLERVLV, encoded by the coding sequence ATGACGCGCGACCTCCGCGACCCACCCGACGAGCGCTCGCCCGCGGACCTGCTGACGTTCGGCGTCGTCAACCTCGACAAACCCCCGGGGCCGTCCTCCCACCAGGTGAGCGGCTGGCTGCGGGACGCCGTCGACGAGACGCTCGCGGATCGCGGGCTCGAGGCGTCGATCGATCGGGCCGCCCACGCCGGGACGCTCGATCCCAAGGTCACGGGCTGTCTGCCGGTCATGCTCGGCGACGCGACCCGTCTCGCACAGGTCTTCCTCGAGGGCCCAAAGGAGTACGTCGCCGTCCTCGAGTGTCACGGGTCGGTGCCGGCCGACACCGAGTCGATCGTCGCGGAGTTCGAGGGACCGATCTACCAGAAGCCGCCGCGCAAGAGCGCAGTCGCCCGCCGTCTGCGCGTACGCGAACTGTACAAGCTCGAGGTGCTCGAGGCCGAGGACCGCCGGCTCCTGCTCCGAATCGAGTGCGAGAGCGGGACCTACATCCGCAAACTCTGTCACGACCTGGGGCTGGCGCTGGGAACGGGGGCTCACATGGGAGATCTGCGGCGGACGGCAACGTCGCCGTTCGACGATCGCGACCTCCACTCGGCCCAGGAGTTCCTCGACGCGCTGGCGTTCTGGGTCGAGGACGACGACCCCGAACCCTTGTACGAAATCGTCGACCCAGCCGAGCGCATCCTCGAGGGGATTCCCGGGGTTTCGATCGCGCCGAGCGCGGCCCGCGAGGTCGCCGAGGGTGCGCCGGTCTACGCGCCCGGTGTCATCGAAGTCGACGACGGCATCGAGTCCGGCGAACTGGTCGCCTGTTACACGCCCGACGGCGCGGCGGTCTGTCTCGGCGAGTTCGTCGGCCCGGCAGACGCGGGGTCGGGCGTCGTCGTCGACCTCGAGCGGGTTCTGGTCTGA
- a CDS encoding alpha/beta fold hydrolase, whose protein sequence is MPTANRDGTSIAYEVDGPADGEPVVFVEGLGYGRWMWRWQRRGLSEEYRTILPDNRGTGESDAPSGPYTIEGMAADLEAVLADVGVEEAHVVGASMGGMIAQTYALEYDRAATISLLCTSPGGPEAEPVPERTQQRLLDVPEGADERETIRYRMEPAVSDGFYDENPDLVDRIVDWRLESDADEEPRAAQAAAVEAFDESDRVSDLEVPALVLHGTEDRVVPVENAELLAERLPDASLALCEGGPHLFFIEESAWVNERLREFLSRHPLEEGRA, encoded by the coding sequence ATGCCAACAGCTAACAGGGACGGAACCTCGATCGCCTACGAGGTCGACGGCCCTGCCGACGGCGAGCCGGTGGTCTTCGTCGAAGGCCTCGGTTACGGGCGATGGATGTGGCGCTGGCAGCGACGCGGGCTCTCCGAGGAGTACCGGACGATCCTGCCCGACAACCGGGGAACCGGCGAGTCCGACGCGCCGTCGGGCCCGTACACGATCGAGGGGATGGCGGCCGACCTCGAGGCCGTCCTCGCCGACGTCGGCGTCGAGGAAGCTCACGTCGTCGGCGCGAGCATGGGCGGAATGATCGCCCAGACGTACGCGCTCGAGTACGATCGGGCAGCGACGATCTCCCTGCTCTGTACGAGTCCCGGCGGGCCGGAGGCCGAGCCGGTCCCCGAGAGGACCCAGCAACGCCTGCTCGACGTTCCCGAGGGGGCAGACGAGCGCGAGACGATCCGTTACCGGATGGAACCGGCCGTTTCCGACGGATTCTACGACGAGAACCCGGATCTGGTCGACCGGATCGTCGACTGGCGGCTCGAGAGCGACGCCGACGAGGAGCCCCGTGCCGCCCAGGCCGCGGCGGTGGAGGCGTTCGACGAGAGCGACCGCGTTTCCGACCTCGAGGTGCCGGCCCTGGTCCTCCACGGGACCGAGGATCGGGTCGTCCCCGTCGAGAACGCGGAACTGCTGGCCGAGCGGCTCCCCGACGCCTCGCTCGCGCTATGTGAGGGCGGTCCCCACCTCTTTTTCATCGAGGAGTCGGCGTGGGTCAACGAGCGGCTCCGCGAGTTCCTGTCGCGACACCCCCTCGAGGAGGGTCGCGCATGA